From the Serratia nematodiphila DZ0503SBS1 genome, one window contains:
- the mdoG gene encoding glucans biosynthesis protein MdoG, producing MLVNILSGQPRAASVRWLGATVLFTLFSSPAWAFSIDDVAKQAQDLAAKGFEAPKSNLPSQFREMKFADYQQIQFNHDKAYWSKLKTPFKLEFYHQGMYFDTPVKINEVTSTSVKQIKYSPDYFNFGSVKHDPESVKNLGFAGFKVLYPINSADKNDEIMSLLGASYFRVVGKGQVYGLSARGLAIDTALPSGEEFPRFREFWVERPKQGDKHLVIYALLDSPRATGAYRFTVIPGRDTTVDVESKVFLRDKVGKLGLAPLTSMYLFGPNQPSPTLNYRPALHDSNGLSIHAGNGEWIWRPLNNPKHLSVSTYTVENPKGFGLLQRGRNFKDYEDLDDRYDLRPSAWIEPKGDWGKGKVELVEIPTADETNDNIVAFWTPDTLPEAKKPLTLSYRLNFTRDEDKLHSQDIAYVARTMRSTGDVKQSNLIREPDGSVAFLVDFVGPVLKGLDANTPVASQISIGDNGEMVENNVRYNPVTKGWRLTVRLKVKDDKKPVEMRAALVNGDKTLSETWSYQLPANE from the coding sequence GTGCTAGTTAATATATTATCCGGACAACCACGCGCCGCGAGCGTTCGTTGGTTAGGTGCGACCGTATTGTTCACGCTGTTCAGTTCGCCGGCTTGGGCCTTTTCTATTGATGATGTCGCCAAGCAGGCGCAGGATCTGGCGGCGAAAGGTTTCGAAGCCCCGAAGAGCAACCTTCCTTCTCAGTTCCGCGAGATGAAGTTCGCAGACTATCAGCAGATTCAGTTCAATCACGATAAAGCCTATTGGAGCAAGCTGAAAACCCCTTTCAAGCTTGAGTTTTATCATCAGGGGATGTACTTCGATACGCCGGTGAAAATCAACGAAGTCACCTCCACCAGCGTAAAACAGATCAAGTACAGCCCGGATTACTTCAACTTCGGTTCGGTCAAACACGACCCTGAATCGGTGAAAAACCTCGGCTTTGCCGGTTTTAAGGTGCTTTATCCGATCAACAGCGCCGACAAAAACGATGAGATCATGAGCCTGCTGGGCGCGAGCTATTTCCGCGTGGTGGGTAAAGGACAGGTTTACGGGCTTTCCGCTCGCGGCCTGGCTATCGACACCGCTTTGCCGTCCGGCGAAGAGTTCCCGCGTTTCCGCGAATTCTGGGTTGAGCGTCCGAAGCAGGGCGACAAGCACCTGGTGATCTATGCGCTGCTGGATTCCCCGCGCGCCACCGGCGCTTACCGTTTCACGGTGATCCCGGGCCGCGATACCACCGTGGACGTCGAGTCTAAAGTGTTCCTGCGCGACAAGGTGGGCAAACTGGGCCTGGCGCCGCTGACCAGCATGTACCTGTTCGGGCCGAACCAGCCGTCGCCGACGCTGAACTACCGCCCGGCGTTGCACGATTCCAACGGTCTGTCTATCCACGCCGGCAACGGCGAGTGGATCTGGCGTCCGCTGAACAATCCTAAACACCTGTCCGTCAGCACCTATACCGTCGAGAATCCGAAAGGCTTCGGTCTGCTGCAGCGCGGCCGCAACTTCAAGGATTACGAAGATCTGGACGATCGCTACGATCTGCGTCCGAGCGCCTGGATCGAACCGAAGGGCGACTGGGGCAAAGGCAAGGTCGAACTGGTGGAGATCCCGACGGCGGATGAAACCAACGACAACATCGTCGCGTTCTGGACGCCGGATACCTTGCCGGAAGCCAAAAAGCCGCTGACGCTGAGCTACCGTTTGAACTTCACCCGCGATGAAGACAAACTGCATTCGCAAGATATCGCCTATGTGGCCCGTACCATGCGTTCGACCGGCGACGTGAAGCAGTCCAACCTGATCCGCGAGCCAGACGGCAGCGTGGCCTTCCTGGTCGACTTCGTTGGCCCGGTGCTGAAAGGGCTGGACGCCAATACCCCGGTCGCCTCTCAGATCAGCATCGGCGACAACGGTGAGATGGTAGAAAACAACGTCCGCTATAACCCAGTGACCAAAGGCTGGCGCCTGACGGTGCGTCTGAAAGTGAAAGACGACAAGAAGCCGGTAGAAATGCGTGCGGCGCTGGTCAATGGCGATAAGACTCTGTCGGAAACCTGGAGCTATCAGCTACCTGCCAATGAATAA